From one Macellibacteroides fermentans genomic stretch:
- a CDS encoding YIP1 family protein has product MYKEIIKLVILIISQPAKAWEMLSLKEDKEEDFLSRFIYPLIGMVTLAAFLGVLFTRKEFDVELALKSSIKTLVSFFGGFYLASYLLNELWVSIFKRVKDMKRWQCFVGYSSSLVYALTIVLMLLPEFFFLRIFILYTVYIVWEGAESYMGVEENVKLKFVGIVSAVILLAPIIIDFLLSMLMPGLRFE; this is encoded by the coding sequence ATGTATAAGGAGATAATTAAATTAGTTATACTAATTATTTCTCAGCCTGCAAAGGCATGGGAGATGCTTTCCCTGAAAGAAGACAAAGAGGAAGACTTTCTATCTCGGTTTATTTATCCGTTGATTGGAATGGTAACGTTGGCTGCTTTTTTAGGAGTGTTGTTCACCCGGAAGGAATTTGACGTTGAGCTTGCATTGAAATCGTCCATTAAAACATTGGTTTCTTTTTTTGGTGGATTTTATCTGGCATCCTACCTGCTTAATGAACTTTGGGTGAGTATATTTAAACGAGTGAAAGATATGAAACGCTGGCAATGCTTTGTCGGCTATTCGTCGTCATTGGTGTATGCACTTACTATCGTACTCATGCTTTTACCCGAATTCTTTTTTCTTCGTATCTTTATTCTTTATACGGTTTACATTGTGTGGGAGGGTGCAGAATCTTACATGGGAGTAGAGGAAAATGTGAAGTTGAAATTTGTTGGTATTGTTTCGGCGGTGATATTACTTGCACCTATTATCATCGACTTTCTGCTTTCCATGTTAATGCCTGGTTTACGTTTCGAATAA
- a CDS encoding BFO_2992 family lipoprotein, with the protein MKRLRMTTLTVLASAMVLLTSCLGEGGSETSLYGIAGVVESQPLTYKKVVRISDGSLIYSPGLDSDASIQPGDCCLIDMYIDYSVQNVEQLGYYAATISNYVDVDKWPTSSSTDSLKVRPNEQMIYDIPSLNFISNKLFVYSQHKEQTEQKNTYRLTYNPNEEVKEVDGYRIYNFYYSCQKVQDGKSPEITPYHVNAFDVEYVLKQIAQKEKTLGNDKLSFKINYIKTINADSSFVKGATQRITWDVSSILGTSN; encoded by the coding sequence ATGAAGAGACTTAGAATGACTACGCTGACGGTTTTGGCTTCGGCGATGGTACTGTTGACCTCATGTTTGGGAGAAGGCGGAAGTGAAACCAGCCTTTACGGCATAGCCGGTGTTGTGGAATCTCAACCGTTGACCTACAAAAAAGTGGTCCGGATTTCGGATGGTAGCCTTATTTATTCGCCGGGTCTGGACTCGGATGCTTCTATACAGCCGGGTGATTGTTGCCTGATTGACATGTATATAGATTATTCAGTTCAGAATGTAGAACAACTGGGTTACTATGCTGCTACGATATCAAACTATGTGGATGTGGATAAGTGGCCTACAAGCTCGTCAACCGACTCACTTAAAGTACGCCCCAACGAGCAGATGATTTACGATATTCCCTCGTTGAACTTTATCAGCAACAAGCTATTTGTTTATTCGCAGCATAAAGAACAAACAGAACAGAAAAATACGTACAGACTAACTTACAATCCGAACGAAGAGGTAAAGGAAGTAGACGGATACAGAATCTATAATTTTTACTATTCATGCCAGAAGGTGCAAGATGGTAAATCTCCCGAAATCACCCCCTATCATGTTAATGCATTTGATGTGGAGTATGTATTGAAACAGATTGCTCAAAAGGAGAAAACGTTGGGCAATGATAAATTAAGCTTTAAAATTAATTATATTAAAACAATTAATGCCGACAGCAGCTTTGTGAAAGGGGCTACTCAACGCATTACGTGGGATGTAAGCTCAATATTGGGTACATCCAATTAA
- a CDS encoding porin family protein, with protein MNDKQRDQLEDIFRSKLQNFESDPDPADLDAILQRLPARKVVPLRRKWQYVAAAAAVVFLIATGTFYFYTEETLQSPLVQQARQETEVLDNQLKQEQLKTITEPVQLADGESVQEKKDRTYANKKVDRIIRLNAAVQSASQKVSTVETETDSVATEVPNNTEGVPSQPSIAAKQDSEPKPVAEKAPETRRLIADAGQPDIKRGEKSDRKWSFGLGSGSFTAGSGNTVNTYTFKNSMQADKGLMYMNAPSINSELPKTDIHHDTPITFGLAVSRRLNDRFALQTGLNFTLLSSDWKTNGTFHTKTKQKLYFLGVPMSVVYKIAEWNNFQFYTSAGAMAEINVNGIVKNTLFSEGIDLGTESEKVRMKEWLWSANAKAGVSYPVYRFVNVFVEGGVAYYFDNGSSIETIRSEKPFNAGFNVGLRLGF; from the coding sequence ATGAACGATAAACAAAGAGATCAATTGGAGGATATATTCAGATCAAAGTTGCAGAACTTTGAATCGGATCCCGATCCGGCCGACCTGGATGCTATATTGCAGCGTCTGCCAGCCCGGAAGGTTGTTCCCTTAAGACGAAAATGGCAATATGTGGCTGCTGCCGCAGCTGTTGTCTTTTTGATTGCAACCGGTACGTTCTATTTCTATACGGAGGAAACATTGCAGTCTCCTTTGGTACAGCAGGCCAGACAGGAAACCGAAGTGCTGGATAACCAATTGAAACAGGAACAATTGAAAACCATTACAGAGCCTGTTCAACTGGCTGATGGCGAATCGGTACAAGAGAAGAAAGACAGAACGTATGCGAATAAAAAGGTGGACCGTATTATTAGATTGAATGCTGCAGTACAATCAGCATCCCAGAAAGTTTCTACGGTTGAAACGGAAACAGATTCGGTAGCGACCGAAGTTCCAAATAATACGGAAGGAGTACCTTCTCAACCAAGCATAGCCGCCAAACAGGATAGCGAACCTAAACCGGTTGCCGAAAAAGCTCCGGAAACACGCCGTCTTATTGCCGATGCAGGTCAACCGGATATAAAAAGGGGTGAAAAATCGGACAGAAAATGGAGTTTTGGCCTCGGAAGCGGTAGCTTTACTGCCGGATCGGGTAATACGGTTAATACGTATACTTTTAAGAATTCCATGCAGGCGGATAAAGGATTGATGTATATGAATGCACCATCCATCAACAGTGAGCTTCCGAAAACGGATATACATCATGATACCCCGATTACGTTTGGGTTGGCTGTAAGCAGACGATTGAACGATCGGTTTGCATTGCAGACGGGACTTAACTTTACCCTGCTGTCGTCTGATTGGAAAACGAACGGAACATTTCATACAAAGACGAAACAGAAACTTTATTTTCTGGGAGTACCGATGTCTGTAGTCTATAAAATTGCTGAATGGAATAATTTCCAGTTCTATACTTCAGCAGGAGCTATGGCCGAGATCAATGTAAATGGTATAGTTAAAAACACACTATTCTCCGAAGGAATTGATTTAGGTACGGAAAGTGAAAAGGTGCGGATGAAGGAGTGGTTATGGTCGGCCAACGCAAAGGCCGGAGTAAGCTATCCGGTTTATCGCTTTGTGAATGTTTTTGTTGAAGGCGGTGTGGCATACTACTTCGATAACGGAAGTTCAATTGAAACCATTCGCTCGGAAAAACCGTTTAATGCGGGATTTAATGTGGGATTAAGATTGGGATTTTAA
- the smpB gene encoding SsrA-binding protein SmpB, with translation MKEKISNNIQIKNKRATFDYELLDTFTAGIVLTGTEIKSIRLGKASLVDTFCIMEKGELWVKNMYIAEYFYGTYNNHVARRDRKMLLSRKELRKIEGASKNSGFTIVPIRLFINDKGLAKVVIAVAKGKKEYDKRHSIKEKEDKREMDRLFKK, from the coding sequence ATGAAAGAGAAAATTAGTAATAACATACAGATCAAAAACAAACGGGCCACATTCGATTACGAATTGCTCGACACCTTTACGGCAGGCATTGTGCTTACCGGTACGGAGATTAAATCCATCCGTTTAGGTAAAGCCAGTCTGGTGGATACCTTTTGTATCATGGAGAAAGGCGAGCTGTGGGTGAAGAATATGTATATTGCCGAGTATTTTTATGGTACCTATAACAACCATGTGGCCAGAAGAGACCGTAAAATGTTGTTGAGCCGTAAGGAATTGCGAAAAATTGAAGGAGCTTCCAAGAACAGCGGCTTTACGATTGTGCCGATTCGTTTGTTTATCAATGACAAGGGCCTGGCCAAGGTGGTTATCGCAGTTGCAAAGGGGAAGAAAGAATACGACAAGCGTCATTCCATCAAGGAAAAAGAAGACAAACGGGAGATGGACCGTTTATTCAAGAAATAG
- a CDS encoding nucleoside recognition domain-containing protein, which produces MGTHLERIWLCIKNALPKSARTCIWLLKIILPISLLVRLLEYSGWLAEISGFLSPLFSLVGLPGETAIIFITSTFGPLYAPIALITSMSLGLREATILAIMCLVSHNLIVESSIQAKTGSSFWGMTILRLSMSFLIAFTLNLVLPEWSGQTVGKALAATQDTSLKEVLILWITGSMSVIITILLIVTGLMILHNVLDEFRLMKKLSDLFAPLMKIFGLPRDAAFLWLVGNVVGLAYGGAIMVEQMQLKKLTQKEGHLLNHHLAVSHSLLEDTVIFVAIGIPALWILGTRLLFAIAVVWGRRLYNFIYSRNVIKRPLEG; this is translated from the coding sequence ATGGGAACTCACTTGGAAAGGATCTGGTTGTGTATCAAGAATGCATTGCCTAAGTCTGCCAGAACTTGTATCTGGCTGTTGAAGATTATATTGCCCATCTCTTTATTGGTCAGATTGCTTGAGTATTCGGGCTGGTTGGCCGAAATATCCGGATTCCTTTCTCCGCTTTTCTCGCTTGTAGGATTACCCGGCGAGACAGCTATCATTTTTATAACAAGTACCTTTGGTCCGCTGTACGCACCCATCGCATTAATTACTTCGATGTCTTTGGGATTAAGAGAGGCGACCATCCTTGCAATAATGTGCCTGGTATCACACAACCTCATTGTGGAATCGTCCATACAGGCAAAAACAGGTTCTTCTTTCTGGGGAATGACCATCCTGCGTTTATCGATGAGCTTTCTGATTGCCTTTACCTTAAATCTGGTGCTTCCTGAATGGAGCGGACAAACAGTAGGGAAGGCATTAGCAGCAACGCAGGATACAAGTTTAAAAGAGGTGCTTATCCTTTGGATTACCGGATCCATGTCGGTAATAATCACTATTTTGCTGATTGTAACAGGCTTGATGATTCTGCATAATGTATTGGATGAATTCCGGCTTATGAAAAAACTGTCCGACCTATTTGCTCCTTTGATGAAGATTTTCGGTCTGCCCCGCGATGCCGCATTCTTGTGGCTGGTTGGGAATGTTGTAGGTCTTGCCTATGGCGGAGCGATTATGGTTGAGCAGATGCAATTAAAAAAGCTTACGCAAAAGGAGGGCCATCTGTTGAATCATCATTTAGCTGTCTCTCATTCATTACTAGAAGATACTGTTATATTTGTTGCTATTGGAATTCCCGCTCTTTGGATACTTGGAACCCGGTTGCTTTTTGCAATCGCGGTGGTCTGGGGCCGGAGGCTATACAACTTTATATACAGCCGTAATGTTATTAAAAGACCTTTGGAAGGTTGA